One Parasphingorhabdus cellanae genomic region harbors:
- a CDS encoding M16 family metallopeptidase: protein MSRFSRTIAIALTSTALSFAAPALADDHKMAKPAPVSELVDAVDIPYERFTLDNGLKVLVHTDRKAPIVAVSIWYGVGSANEPKGKTGYAHLFEHIMFNGSENAPGDYFEPLRQIGATDLNGTTWLDRTNYFQTVPKSALEVALFLESDRMGYLLGAVTQEKLDNQIGVVSNEKRQGDNQPYGLVSYRQTELLFPGEGHPYGHSTIGSLEDLEAASLDDMKQWFIDHYGPNNAILVLAGDIDAAAAKPLVEKWFGAIPKGKPIPELNPELPTLDAPVFDVMKDKVATTRIYRNWVVPGLNDPDYTPLDVGMAVLGGLASSRLDNIMVREEKNAVAVSAFVLPFVHGSLVQIQADVKPGEDADVVAKRLDDIIADYIQNGPTEDEVQRVATRDAASRIAGLEQVGGFSGKATALAKGELYSDDPEYYKKELARLASATPESVTAAMKKWLTRPVVGIRVVPGEREAYEEVKSGKGARTGSLTSPAFYMQDGDEATQAQPVDRSSLPPVGEVPNVDFPDVETSTLSNGIKVYFARRDAVPMTRVTLSFDAGAAADPADKIGLHNFVTSMMEEGTTSLTSVQIAEQQERLGANVSVGGGRDRTSVDLSAVNPNLDASLDLMADIVKNPAFKTDDIERIRVQQLTAIDREESNPRSVATNALPPLLFGDAHPYGRGLSGNGTKQSVGAITRNDLVNFHQSWMRPENATIFAVGQIDQQALLEKLEMRFGKWGGKGTAAPAKNFDAAIPEAQGKIVVIHRANSPQSMILAGQVLPFKGTDDLLTLNAANEVLGGNFLSRINMDLRETKGWSYGTRNSILRGEHDVPYIMRAPVQTNQTGPAVAAIMSQVKGFLGDNGVTQAELERTVNGNVRQLPGQFEQSSRVLGQMQGDVMFKRPSNYAEMVADRYKALTADDLNKAMAGAIDPDKFTWVIVGDADKIKTQLEALDMPIEYRGYEAGNTDVSKAGSSDDSAVGQD, encoded by the coding sequence ATGTCACGTTTTTCCCGTACGATCGCCATTGCGCTTACCTCCACCGCCCTCAGCTTTGCGGCCCCGGCTCTTGCCGATGACCATAAAATGGCCAAACCCGCACCAGTCAGCGAACTGGTCGATGCCGTCGATATTCCCTATGAGCGCTTCACTCTTGATAATGGTTTGAAAGTGTTGGTGCATACGGACCGCAAGGCGCCGATTGTTGCCGTGTCGATCTGGTATGGTGTTGGATCTGCGAACGAACCCAAAGGTAAGACCGGCTATGCCCATTTGTTCGAACATATCATGTTCAACGGGTCGGAAAACGCACCGGGCGATTATTTTGAGCCGCTGCGTCAGATCGGTGCGACCGATTTAAACGGTACCACTTGGCTCGACCGGACCAATTATTTCCAGACCGTGCCGAAATCCGCCTTGGAAGTCGCGCTGTTCCTGGAAAGTGATCGCATGGGCTATTTGCTCGGCGCGGTCACACAGGAAAAGCTGGATAATCAGATTGGCGTTGTGTCCAATGAAAAGCGTCAGGGTGATAACCAGCCTTATGGTCTGGTGAGTTATCGCCAGACGGAATTGCTGTTTCCGGGAGAAGGCCATCCTTATGGCCATAGCACCATCGGGTCGCTCGAAGATTTGGAAGCCGCTTCGCTGGATGATATGAAGCAGTGGTTTATTGATCATTATGGCCCGAACAATGCCATTTTGGTGTTGGCCGGTGATATTGATGCCGCGGCCGCCAAGCCGCTCGTTGAGAAATGGTTTGGCGCCATTCCCAAAGGCAAACCCATCCCAGAGCTAAATCCGGAGTTGCCGACTTTGGATGCGCCGGTATTCGACGTGATGAAAGATAAGGTCGCGACGACCCGTATCTATCGCAACTGGGTGGTGCCGGGGCTCAACGATCCGGATTACACACCGCTGGACGTAGGCATGGCGGTGCTCGGCGGTCTGGCAAGTTCGCGGCTCGATAATATCATGGTGCGTGAAGAGAAAAATGCGGTCGCGGTTTCCGCCTTTGTGCTGCCTTTCGTTCATGGCAGCCTGGTGCAAATTCAGGCGGATGTGAAGCCGGGTGAAGATGCGGATGTGGTGGCCAAACGGCTAGACGATATTATCGCTGACTATATTCAAAACGGCCCTACCGAAGACGAGGTACAGCGGGTGGCTACCCGTGATGCTGCGTCCCGGATCGCTGGACTTGAACAGGTCGGCGGGTTTAGCGGGAAAGCCACTGCGCTGGCCAAGGGTGAGCTTTATTCTGATGATCCTGAATATTATAAAAAGGAACTGGCACGGCTGGCTTCTGCAACGCCGGAATCAGTGACAGCGGCGATGAAGAAATGGCTGACGCGGCCGGTTGTCGGTATTCGCGTTGTGCCCGGTGAGCGCGAAGCCTATGAGGAAGTGAAATCCGGCAAAGGCGCGCGCACTGGCTCGCTTACCAGCCCGGCTTTTTATATGCAAGATGGCGACGAAGCAACGCAGGCGCAGCCGGTTGATCGGTCCTCTCTTCCTCCCGTCGGCGAAGTCCCCAATGTTGATTTTCCGGACGTTGAGACATCAACTTTGTCCAACGGGATTAAAGTCTATTTCGCGCGCCGGGATGCTGTACCAATGACACGTGTCACTTTGTCATTCGATGCAGGCGCTGCGGCCGACCCGGCTGACAAAATTGGCCTCCATAATTTTGTCACATCGATGATGGAGGAAGGAACAACCAGCCTGACCTCGGTACAAATAGCCGAGCAGCAAGAGCGTCTCGGTGCGAATGTCAGCGTTGGTGGCGGACGGGACCGTACAAGTGTCGACTTGAGCGCGGTCAATCCCAATCTTGATGCATCGCTCGACCTCATGGCAGACATCGTCAAAAATCCGGCTTTCAAGACAGATGACATTGAACGTATTCGGGTCCAACAGCTCACTGCGATCGACCGCGAAGAGAGCAACCCGCGCAGCGTGGCGACCAATGCGCTGCCGCCGCTCCTGTTCGGAGATGCCCATCCTTATGGCCGCGGCCTTTCGGGCAATGGTACCAAGCAATCCGTTGGCGCTATTACCCGCAATGATCTGGTCAACTTCCATCAAAGCTGGATGCGTCCGGAGAATGCGACCATTTTTGCCGTCGGCCAGATTGATCAGCAGGCGCTGCTGGAAAAGCTGGAAATGCGATTTGGTAAATGGGGCGGGAAGGGTACGGCAGCACCAGCCAAAAATTTCGATGCCGCTATTCCGGAAGCGCAGGGTAAAATCGTTGTTATTCACCGTGCCAACTCACCGCAGTCCATGATCCTGGCGGGACAGGTGCTTCCGTTCAAAGGAACGGACGATCTGTTGACGCTTAACGCTGCCAACGAGGTTTTGGGCGGCAATTTCCTGTCACGGATCAATATGGACCTGCGCGAAACCAAAGGCTGGAGCTACGGTACCCGCAACAGCATTTTGCGCGGTGAGCATGATGTCCCCTATATCATGCGCGCGCCCGTCCAAACCAACCAGACCGGCCCTGCGGTTGCTGCGATTATGAGCCAGGTAAAAGGCTTTCTCGGCGACAATGGCGTGACTCAGGCCGAACTGGAACGCACGGTCAACGGCAATGTCCGCCAATTGCCAGGGCAGTTTGAGCAATCGAGCCGGGTATTGGGTCAAATGCAGGGAGATGTCATGTTCAAGCGACCCTCCAACTATGCTGAGATGGTGGCCGATCGCTATAAGGCGCTGACTGCGGATGATCTCAACAAGGCGATGGCCGGCGCGATTGATCCCGATAAGTTTACATGGGTTATTGTTGGCGATGCCGACAAGATCAAGACGCAGCTGGAGGCGCTTGATATGCCAATCGAATATCGCGGCTATGAAGCTGGTAACACCGATGTTAGTAAAGCAGGCAGTTCAGATGATTCGGCAGTCGGCCAAGATTGA
- a CDS encoding antibiotic biosynthesis monooxygenase family protein — translation MDLHPSGNIAVIFCAQRTRTDDEAYTAAAEIMSNLAAQQSGYLGQDSSRSEDGLGITVSYWKDDEAAKAWRDHPVHSAIREQGRGKWYESYTLHVAKIERSYSWQKTKDSEKSGIGKNSVP, via the coding sequence ATGGACTTGCATCCCTCAGGCAATATTGCCGTTATCTTTTGCGCTCAGCGCACGCGGACCGATGATGAAGCTTATACGGCCGCAGCAGAAATCATGAGCAATCTGGCCGCGCAGCAATCTGGATATCTTGGACAGGATAGCAGCCGCTCAGAAGACGGGCTGGGGATTACGGTCAGCTATTGGAAAGATGACGAAGCCGCAAAGGCCTGGCGGGATCATCCGGTTCACTCTGCCATCCGCGAGCAAGGCCGCGGCAAATGGTATGAAAGCTACACACTCCACGTGGCAAAAATAGAACGTAGTTATTCTTGGCAAAAAACCAAGGATAGTGAAAAATCTGGGATTGGAAAAAATAGCGTGCCATAG
- the tolR gene encoding protein TolR, giving the protein MAMNLAPGNGRRNRGRAPMSEINVTPFVDVMLVLLIIFMITAPLLVTGVPVDLPESRANALDQDQEPVQISIDQEGRIYLDDEEMSRNALATRLNEIAASQTVDDPRQIMLRGDKTLDYGLIMGVMGELNRAGLNRVSLVTTGSSE; this is encoded by the coding sequence ATGGCCATGAACCTTGCTCCCGGTAACGGCCGCCGCAATCGCGGCCGTGCGCCGATGTCAGAGATTAACGTCACTCCCTTTGTCGATGTCATGCTGGTGCTGCTCATCATCTTCATGATTACCGCGCCTCTATTGGTCACTGGCGTACCCGTTGACCTGCCGGAAAGCCGCGCCAATGCGCTGGATCAGGATCAGGAGCCGGTGCAGATTTCTATAGATCAGGAGGGCCGCATTTACCTCGATGACGAAGAAATGAGCCGAAATGCCTTGGCCACGCGATTAAACGAAATCGCCGCCAGTCAGACCGTAGACGACCCCCGCCAGATCATGCTGCGCGGCGATAAAACGCTGGACTACGGGCTTATCATGGGGGTTATGGGAGAGCTCAACCGGGCCGGCCTGAACCGGGTATCATTAGTCACAACAGGTTCATCTGAGTGA
- a CDS encoding MFS transporter, producing MADSPAPHIAAKKQKPIDSTRMTVLFAVMLVTASGNTAMQSILPTIGTQLKIPDFWVSAAFSWSALLWVYTAPKWARMSDHRGRKALMRLGMIGFTASMALAGLALFLGLLGWYSALWTFILFAIFRSLYGGLGSAAPPAVQAYVAARTPRADRTKALSLISSSFGLGTIVGPAIAPLLILPVLGLSSPMFAFAIIGIAVMIALALKLPNDDPGFEARGVVTSEPYSAAPSAGSLKDDGHEDRPVGKPSEDSLPPRLRWGDKRIKPWLITGIMGGNAHAVILGVIGFLVLDRLGLRNDPETAIEMTGIVLMSGAAATLLAQWGLIPLLQMGPRSSVLWGMLLAAIGCLIIGVSGDLYGIIIGFAVSSLGFGLFRPGFTAGASLAVDRSEQNGVAGIVASVNGMAFIASPALGVLLYTYVSALPFWIAVTMCLFIFGWGLKTLKLDEAASLDR from the coding sequence ATGGCTGATTCTCCCGCACCGCATATTGCCGCCAAGAAGCAAAAGCCTATCGACAGCACCCGCATGACCGTATTGTTTGCGGTCATGCTTGTAACAGCCTCTGGCAACACGGCGATGCAATCTATTTTACCGACCATTGGCACGCAGCTTAAAATACCTGATTTCTGGGTCAGCGCAGCGTTTAGCTGGTCAGCATTGCTATGGGTTTACACCGCGCCCAAATGGGCCCGTATGTCAGACCATCGCGGACGCAAAGCGTTGATGCGACTAGGGATGATTGGCTTTACGGCATCCATGGCCTTAGCCGGTCTGGCGCTCTTTCTGGGGCTGCTCGGCTGGTATAGCGCGCTGTGGACCTTCATATTATTTGCCATATTCAGAAGCCTTTATGGCGGTTTGGGCTCTGCTGCACCGCCAGCGGTTCAGGCCTATGTTGCTGCTCGTACGCCGCGTGCGGATCGGACCAAAGCACTGTCACTTATCTCGTCATCCTTTGGGCTGGGAACAATTGTCGGTCCGGCAATTGCACCATTGTTGATCTTGCCAGTGCTTGGGCTGTCCAGCCCGATGTTCGCGTTTGCGATTATCGGGATCGCGGTGATGATCGCGCTAGCGCTCAAACTGCCTAATGACGATCCGGGATTTGAAGCGCGCGGTGTTGTGACTTCAGAACCCTATAGTGCCGCGCCGTCCGCCGGCAGCCTGAAAGATGACGGCCATGAAGACCGGCCAGTTGGAAAGCCATCCGAAGACAGCCTGCCGCCGCGGCTGCGTTGGGGCGACAAACGGATAAAACCATGGCTGATTACCGGGATCATGGGCGGTAACGCCCATGCCGTGATATTGGGCGTGATCGGCTTTCTGGTGCTCGACCGGCTGGGTTTGAGAAATGATCCAGAGACGGCCATCGAGATGACGGGAATTGTTCTGATGTCTGGTGCTGCGGCGACCTTGCTCGCGCAATGGGGCTTAATACCTTTGCTACAAATGGGGCCGCGGTCTTCCGTATTATGGGGCATGTTGCTTGCCGCTATCGGCTGTCTCATCATCGGCGTATCGGGTGATCTTTATGGCATCATCATTGGCTTTGCGGTCAGTTCCCTCGGCTTTGGTTTGTTCCGCCCCGGCTTTACCGCAGGAGCCTCGCTAGCCGTGGACCGGTCCGAACAAAACGGGGTCGCGGGTATAGTCGCGTCGGTCAACGGCATGGCGTTCATCGCCTCACCGGCATTGGGCGTATTGCTCTACACCTATGTCAGCGCGCTACCGTTCTGGATCGCCGTGACTATGTGTCTGTTCATCTTCGGCTGGGGCCTCAAAACCTTGAAGTTAGATGAGGCAGCCAGTTTAGACCGTTAG
- a CDS encoding cell envelope biogenesis protein TolA — translation MERAEKIGLGVAAGGHIVLFGVLSLSLLSQPDEAYKPKSIEVMIADEVGLESASPNPALVPPATSVAPELGDPDPTDLSKPEPMELTSAPDVKPTPQRQKPATKPKPKPKDKPKPKPKGSRLGKDFLKGVTDQSSVSRNQNVTGEKASASAVASLQQELYRQLKRQWKPPTGADAEKLRTKVTARLDRNGNIVGTPSATTTGITASNRSQADIHKERAIAAVRLAAPYTTFPEKYYSEWQVIEPVLYQGI, via the coding sequence ATGGAGAGAGCTGAAAAAATTGGCTTAGGCGTCGCGGCTGGCGGACATATTGTCCTGTTCGGCGTACTTTCGCTCAGCCTGCTGTCTCAGCCGGATGAGGCGTATAAGCCCAAATCCATAGAGGTTATGATTGCCGACGAGGTAGGTCTGGAGAGCGCCTCGCCCAATCCCGCCTTGGTCCCGCCCGCCACCAGCGTTGCTCCAGAACTGGGCGATCCAGATCCTACGGATTTAAGCAAACCAGAGCCGATGGAACTGACATCAGCACCCGATGTAAAGCCTACCCCGCAACGCCAAAAGCCCGCTACGAAGCCCAAACCCAAGCCCAAAGATAAGCCCAAGCCAAAACCCAAAGGATCGCGTCTTGGTAAGGATTTCCTGAAAGGTGTGACCGACCAATCGTCGGTCAGCCGGAACCAGAATGTCACTGGCGAAAAGGCATCGGCCAGCGCGGTTGCATCTTTGCAGCAGGAATTATATCGGCAGCTTAAACGCCAATGGAAACCGCCCACTGGCGCTGATGCGGAAAAGCTGCGCACAAAGGTTACCGCCCGACTGGACCGCAACGGCAATATTGTTGGTACGCCCAGCGCAACCACCACCGGTATCACTGCCAGCAACCGGTCCCAAGCCGACATTCACAAGGAACGCGCCATTGCCGCCGTCAGGCTGGCCGCGCCTTACACCACATTTCCCGAGAAATATTATAGTGAGTGGCAGGTCATCGAACCCGTCCTCTATCAGGGCATATAG
- the pal gene encoding peptidoglycan-associated lipoprotein Pal: MLKYATPLLITSSLILAGCAKKAPEELPPAPAGTSDPVAPPPATGPGYAPGSQGDFLANTMSDRILFDTDRYNVDAQDQVVLQSQAQWLAQHPNARITVEGHADERGTRDYNLALGERRANAAKNYLASLGVSPTRMTTVSYGKERPDALGSNEAAWAQNRRAVSIVVQ; this comes from the coding sequence ATGTTAAAATATGCGACCCCCCTCCTGATTACCTCCAGCTTGATCCTCGCAGGCTGCGCAAAAAAAGCACCAGAAGAACTACCGCCAGCACCGGCTGGGACGAGCGATCCGGTCGCACCGCCACCAGCAACTGGCCCGGGTTATGCACCCGGCTCACAAGGCGATTTCCTGGCCAACACGATGTCAGACCGCATATTATTTGATACTGATCGTTACAATGTGGATGCGCAAGACCAGGTGGTCCTTCAAAGCCAAGCCCAATGGCTGGCTCAGCATCCCAATGCACGGATCACGGTTGAAGGCCATGCCGATGAACGCGGCACGCGCGATTATAACCTTGCTCTTGGCGAGCGCCGTGCCAATGCAGCCAAAAATTACCTTGCTTCACTAGGTGTTAGCCCGACCCGGATGACCACGGTAAGCTATGGCAAGGAACGCCCCGATGCTCTGGGCTCCAATGAAGCGGCTTGGGCGCAAAACCGCCGTGCTGTGAGCATCGTCGTTCAATAA
- a CDS encoding class I SAM-dependent methyltransferase, protein MTNSIAKAPLWGRIKLRAARAFGAWGVFFKGFLKHPVMVGSIIPSSATTVKKMLEPVKWDECNLFVEYGPGIGTFCRPVLERMKPDATLIVIDLNPDFIDYLSKSIRDSRFYPIHGSAADVQQIISDLGHEKADYILSGLPFSTLPNQLGPKIAKETHEALRPGGAFLVYQFVKRARDFMTPHFDRIDNGYSVWNILPCHLFWGWKKK, encoded by the coding sequence TTGACCAACAGCATTGCAAAAGCGCCATTATGGGGCCGAATCAAGCTACGCGCGGCTCGGGCATTTGGTGCGTGGGGTGTGTTCTTCAAAGGCTTTTTGAAGCATCCAGTGATGGTCGGCTCGATTATTCCTTCGTCGGCCACAACTGTCAAAAAGATGCTGGAGCCGGTAAAATGGGATGAATGCAATCTGTTCGTTGAATATGGTCCGGGCATCGGCACATTTTGTCGGCCGGTGCTTGAACGCATGAAGCCTGATGCGACCTTGATCGTCATCGATCTCAACCCCGACTTTATCGACTATCTCAGCAAAAGCATCCGTGACAGCCGCTTTTATCCCATTCATGGCTCGGCCGCCGATGTGCAGCAGATTATCAGCGATCTGGGCCATGAAAAAGCTGATTATATCCTGTCTGGTCTGCCATTTTCCACCTTACCCAATCAGCTAGGACCAAAAATAGCAAAGGAAACCCACGAAGCGCTGCGTCCCGGCGGTGCTTTTCTGGTTTATCAATTTGTCAAACGCGCGCGCGATTTCATGACGCCGCATTTTGATCGCATCGATAATGGCTATTCTGTTTGGAACATATTGCCTTGTCACCTGTTCTGGGGCTGGAAAAAGAAATAA
- the tolQ gene encoding protein TolQ yields the protein MLDSLSIQAVSGEFSPFALFLQADIIVKSVMIGLLLASVWTWTIIVSFAMNIGRIGKKSERFEQSFSKTDDVDKFYDNHGKSGLPMAKVLASGMREWRRSTARGPIDRDGTRQRLATAMNATIAHEVDKLADRLNFLATVGSVAPFVGLFGTVWGIMRSFSAIAAEQNSSLAVVAPGIAEALFATAIGLFAAIPAVIAYNRFSHRLNKLEARMGRFADGFHATLSRELELGK from the coding sequence TTGCTAGACAGTCTTTCCATCCAAGCCGTATCTGGTGAATTTTCGCCTTTTGCCTTGTTTCTGCAAGCGGATATCATCGTCAAGTCGGTGATGATCGGCTTGCTGCTCGCCAGTGTCTGGACATGGACCATCATTGTCAGTTTTGCGATGAATATAGGCCGTATCGGAAAAAAATCAGAAAGATTTGAACAGTCATTCTCTAAAACTGATGACGTGGACAAATTTTATGACAATCACGGCAAATCCGGTCTGCCCATGGCCAAGGTGCTCGCCTCTGGTATGCGCGAATGGCGGCGGTCCACCGCACGCGGGCCGATTGACCGGGATGGCACGCGGCAACGCCTTGCGACCGCGATGAATGCCACGATTGCCCATGAAGTGGACAAGCTGGCCGATCGGCTGAATTTTCTCGCCACCGTTGGCAGCGTGGCGCCCTTTGTCGGTCTGTTCGGTACGGTCTGGGGCATTATGCGCAGTTTTTCCGCCATTGCTGCAGAACAGAATAGTTCCCTGGCCGTGGTTGCCCCTGGTATTGCCGAAGCGCTTTTTGCCACAGCCATTGGCCTGTTCGCGGCCATTCCCGCCGTTATCGCCTATAACCGCTTCTCTCATCGCCTAAACAAGCTCGAAGCCCGCATGGGCCGCTTTGCCGACGGTTTCCATGCGACATTGAGCCGCGAGCTGGAATTGGGGAAATAA
- the tolB gene encoding Tol-Pal system beta propeller repeat protein TolB has protein sequence MAIAAPKRMKSWLVTFAVLAGLTMPAHAQLTVDVDNVGADELTIAVPGLPTPQSTETPAGTTAELGNKISDVIVSNLRSSGLFKPLSRNQVRGISFSEVTAPQFPYWTGTSASALIQGFVRSNGDGKLTVGCYLYDVALETELTRQGFVVDPGDWRRAAHKCADSIYSRLTGESPFFDSRIAYIAETGPKDNRRKRLAIMDSDGANHRFITNGQATALTPRFSPDYKRIVYLSFLDGNPRIYVYEIGTGRQTLITQSTNPTFAPRWSPDGKTILYSMAIAGNTDIYKVSAQGGEPKRLTFSPGIDIGGSFSPDGSRIVFESDRSGSQQLYVMSADGGNERRISFGGGRFATPEWSPRGDLIAFTKIAGNFRVGVMTPSGGGQRLLTNSWQDEAPTWAPNGRIIQFFRTTRGSGKTGIWQVDLTGRNERQLPTPVNGSDPAWGPLLP, from the coding sequence ATGGCTATAGCAGCCCCTAAGCGTATGAAATCATGGCTTGTTACCTTTGCTGTATTGGCCGGCCTGACAATGCCGGCCCACGCCCAGTTAACGGTCGATGTGGACAATGTTGGCGCGGATGAATTGACCATCGCCGTTCCCGGCCTACCGACCCCGCAAAGCACGGAAACGCCTGCCGGCACGACTGCTGAACTTGGCAATAAAATCAGCGATGTGATCGTCAGCAATTTACGCTCCAGCGGCCTGTTCAAGCCGCTCAGCCGCAATCAAGTTCGCGGCATCAGTTTTAGTGAGGTCACCGCGCCGCAATTTCCGTACTGGACCGGTACCAGCGCGTCCGCCCTGATCCAGGGCTTCGTCCGCTCCAATGGCGATGGCAAGCTTACGGTCGGATGTTATCTCTATGATGTGGCACTGGAAACCGAGCTGACGCGGCAAGGTTTCGTGGTTGATCCCGGCGACTGGCGCCGCGCGGCGCATAAATGTGCCGACAGCATCTATTCGCGCCTGACCGGGGAATCCCCGTTTTTTGACAGCCGGATTGCCTATATTGCCGAGACCGGCCCGAAGGATAACCGCCGCAAAAGGCTGGCGATCATGGATAGCGATGGCGCCAATCACCGGTTCATCACCAACGGCCAGGCCACCGCCCTCACCCCGCGCTTTTCGCCCGATTATAAACGGATCGTCTATCTCAGTTTTCTCGACGGAAATCCGCGCATCTATGTCTATGAAATCGGGACCGGTCGTCAAACGCTGATTACCCAGAGCACGAATCCTACTTTTGCACCGCGCTGGTCCCCTGATGGCAAGACGATTCTCTATTCCATGGCGATTGCTGGCAACACTGATATCTACAAAGTTTCAGCACAGGGCGGTGAACCCAAGCGGCTGACATTCTCTCCCGGTATCGACATTGGCGGCAGCTTTTCGCCCGATGGCAGCCGGATCGTATTTGAAAGTGATCGTTCCGGCAGCCAGCAGCTCTATGTGATGAGCGCCGACGGCGGCAATGAACGGCGCATCAGTTTTGGCGGCGGACGCTTTGCAACGCCGGAATGGAGCCCGCGTGGTGATCTCATCGCGTTCACCAAAATCGCCGGTAATTTCCGGGTTGGCGTGATGACACCCAGCGGCGGCGGGCAACGTCTGCTGACCAATAGCTGGCAGGACGAGGCCCCGACATGGGCACCCAATGGCCGGATCATCCAGTTTTTCCGGACCACACGCGGCAGCGGCAAGACCGGCATTTGGCAGGTTGATTTAACCGGCCGGAATGAGCGCCAATTGCCCACACCCGTAAATGGATCTGACCCTGCATGGGGACCTTTGCTACCATAA